ggtacatgtggattacacggGGACCAGAtatgggccggatctgggcagtcaatatgttgctgtctgggtaaAATGAATGCAAATAGTTAATATATGCcaagttttgttgttgttgttttgagtGAATCTTAGATGTTTTTTACCTGTTTGATTTATATACGACTAACAAATATGCATCGcattaagtttattagtttatgttaaaaccctaaaattttgcaaaaatttgcaaaattcaataaaaatgcaattcaatATAAACGTTAAATTTAGGCATAGAGCGCGGTAATAAAATCAAATAgcctgttttgttttgctctgacAATCTAATTTTTGTCATGTCTATATCTTTTTATCCACAGAACAAGGGATTAATCTTTCTGACTGTACTAAATTGAGATTGGTCCTGGTTGGAGTGACAGAAGCTGGGAAAAGTGCTGTTGGTAATGCCATTCTGGGCAAGAAAGCCTTTGATGAGGTTGGGGTAAAGACTCGAGTGAGTTTCCCATGTCAGGGTCTGGTGAAAGGACAGCAGGTGCTTGTGGTTGACACCCCAGGTTGGGAATGGTTCAACGTCAATGGCTCCTCTGCATCAGTATGGCCAGTGAAGAAGGAGATAATGAGGAGTATGAGTCTGTGCCAGCCTGGTGCCCATGCCCTGCTGCTGGTGGTACCACTGTCATTCTCATTCTCCCAGCGCGAGCGCCGTGCTGTGGAGGAACATGTTGAGCTGTTTGGTCCAGAAGCCTGGAGTTACAGTTTGGTGCTCTTCACAATCTTAGACAGAAAACAGTTACGTGGTTCCACCCTAAAGCAAGAAGTGAAGTTGAACGTGGAGCTAAACAGGCTGGTTGAGAATTGTGGAGGGCGTTTTCATGCTCTGTACAGCAATCCCAAAGCAGGTGAGGACCAGGTGGCTGAACTTCTGGTCAAAATCACGAAAATGATGGCTACCAATGGAGAGACAATGCTCTACAGTGAGAAGGTGTTGGAACAGGCCAGAGAAATGGAGAAAGAAGTGGAGAGAAAATTGGAGGAAGAGCGAAAGAAGAGGGAAGAGAACATACAGAAAGTGAGAGAGGCATTGAAGGCAAAGGAGATAAGAAGGTCGAGGAGGAGAACAGACCAACAGATATTGGACAGTAAGACAATGTTCTTAAAATTTAGACTCAAAAGGGATATTAATGTTCTTGATTGTTTAAAACAATAGTTATATTTGTGTAAAAAGTAATGAACacaagttaaaaaagaaaaaacaacttTGAAACAGCcaaatgtaactttttaaatttttttgatttcaaaatggttttattcttcctttattattttatattttagattgaTAATGAAATTTTTAGAAAATttatgggtggatggatggatggatgatagatagaactAGCCTACAGTCTGCTGCTTAGAGATGCCAGCAGTTGGTTTTGTCTCTGATTTGTTCTGAACAATTTTCATTGGCAAAGCACAGAGAAAGTAACTGCAATAGTACATCTAAAATGTGATTAACACTCAATATAAACTTGTTTATCAAACTTGGATATAATTtagggattagttcactttaaattgaaaattacccaatgatttactcaccctcaagccatcctaagtgtatatgactatcttctttcagatgaacacaatcagagttatattaataatcaccttGATGCTCATCCTGATGCACCTGTTTGAAGCTCGAAAAAAAGTGCATCAATCCgttataaacgtactccacaaaggtaaataaatgccttctgaagcaaagacatttgtgtaagaaaaatatccatatttaacacattataaagtaaaataactggtAACAATAAGgtttattaattaacattagttaactacattagtttacatgaactaataatgaactgcacttttacagcatttattaatctttgttaatgttaatttcagtatttacaaatacattattaaaatcttgttaacattagttaatgcactgtgaactaacatgaacacacaatgaaaactgaattttcattaaCCAACGTTAACgcagattagtaaatacagtaacaaatgtattgctcatggttagttcatgttagtttatacattaactaatgtttaactaatgaaccttattgtaaagtgttaccaaataactagcttccaccCAGaatgccttctgtattcaacttacaaaacaAGCATAAATGAAGTGATGTTAGTTACGCTtgtttcgtaagttgaatagagaAGGCGtaggtagggctgggcgatatatcgcatgcgattgtcacacgcatttcgtcagtaaagccggttccctgattaccgctaaattgccatcacgcaatatcacgttcatatagcagatgaatcgccttcgataatgaacgcgatattgcgtggcttgtcagtgaactacggctctgtctattaaatgccgctccatttgaaagcaggtgatggcgatttagcggtaatcagggaaccggctttactgacgaaatgcgcgtgacaaacgcatgcgatatattgcccagccctacGCGTAGGACATAGcctaagcattttgaactgcaagaagCGCTACattttcttcgtaagttgaatacagaaggcggtctgccggaagctagttattttactttataacttgttaaatatggatatttttcttacacaaatgcattgcttagcttcagaaggtctttattaatccCCTGGAATCGTGTCAAGAATGTTTCgttcatgatggatggatgcatttttttttttttcaaacaggtggtttctgtgcactgccattataagcTTGAAAGCATCAGgatgattattaatataactccgactgtattcatctgaaagaaagacatttacacctaggatggcttgagggtgagtaaatcatggggtaattttcagtttaaagtgaactaatcctttaactgtgGCTTCATGCTGATTGCCGAATCACGAACTGCAGCACTCTAGCTCGTGTCAAaatttgtttttcttgttttctacAGAGGAGGAACAGGAAGACTCAGCTAGAGACAATCCGTCTATCAGTGACAAAATTAACTTTCTTCAGAGCTGCAAACAACAGTGAATGATGGGAAGGACCTCAGGATAAAAGTCATATCCACTCCTGAAGTTTCCACAACTCACCACTAGAAGCCAGGCCATCATCACTTCTCATCTGCAGTagcagtatttttaaaaaaaaaaacataattattgTTAATTGTTTACATGATTAAAGCTCATAATTTATCATTGTAATGTTTTGCTTTCAAACTTATTTCCTTGTTGTGAAAATGCTCAGTCATGGTAACAAAAGaatatattgtcatttttaacatttttcttaaagtGTACTGACAGTATGATGCAATGTTCTGCTCTGTTTTTATCAGTTTTGAGgtttcaattttaaatttaaacataaatttcagtattatcagcagctattgcatttctcaggagcaaattaccctcctccatctccagctcctcctctcttcagtcaGGATTGGCCTTATTATTTCCCCTAAATCAGACTAATTCTCGAAAATGTGTATGTTAACTCATGACATTTAATGATATCTGcatgttggttctgttctgtttaccctggggggtttattgctgctctccctcctcttatccatgctaggctgcatggatgcacagggagttcttgcccagaacagaaccataccgccaatacaaactctatgcattatctatcatatttgacgatagtggtcctgacagaaattTTAGTAGTGAAACTGTTCGTCATTAAAATTCACTTAGACAACTTCCTTTAATATGCAAAAGTTGCctgtgtttcatttttttattgttattatgttttggtctgtgaaaatgttaaattaGTTTTGCAACTGCAAGATATGACTTTTGTAATCATTCCTCTTACTACATCCAGTCTGCATCTTTCACAATTGTATGCACAATTGTGAAAGATGCAGACTGGATGTAGTAAGAGGAATCACTGACAGATCAAGTGTATACACTCATTTAATAAGATCACTTGATCTGTCAGTGTTTAACTGAAGCACTTGAAACTCTCACACCCCAAGAGCAAACAGCACATGTGgtaaacagcagatgctttcaCTGTGATATACAAATGAGATGTGATCAGACCACTAATCCAAAATATAAAGTCCATTATGAATCATTAGGTCTTGACACATAAGACACAAAGGAgtgcaattacatttttaatcttttttataTGCCATTTGACATTGTAAATCATTTGTACACATGTAGGATGTTTTTAGCTTAGACTTCCACCAGTATGTAATGATTTTTAACTCTCAAAACATTAACTTGCTATAAATTAATTAGATCTcgttaatgcttttattttactAACGTGAATTATTAACAAACCAGAAAGCTTGAAAAATACGGTGTTAAGTTGTTAAAATTATTAGTGTTCCAGAACATCAGGTCTAACTGTAGGTCTAAATTAGTGCCCATCTCAGGTCTTTTCAATATTGAAAGCTACAGTTTAAGGCTGCTTAAGAAAGAAAAGGTTGCTCCAACACTTCCTGACTCATCCTAAACCTCCAGATTCCTATGCATAAGGAATCATGGATTTTCTGCCAGGCCTCCAGTTCAGTTTTCCACAGAGCTGCTCTGGAGCGGATGAGCTGAGAGGCCTCACTCTTGCTCCCTTTGGCCAGACTTATACTGTCTTTGCAAATAAAAAGAACATCTAAGCCAATAAAGAGGGCATTTAGAGTGATGAATCCAGCTCTAGCAGACTTTGAAAGAGCTAGTGGTGTGCCTTTCGCCAGCTGCCCAATGTCGGGAAGGTCTGCAGCCAGTTTGGGAATGCTACGAGCACTTTGTGCCTCCTGGAGCCCAACCTTGGCTGCAGTCGCAATCACCTCTTCAGTTTTGAGCATTTTAACAGCTGAAGCTGCATCTACCAGGGCATCAATACCTTTGGCCACTCCTCCTGCACGAGCTATCAACTTTCCTGCTTTAAACATATCCACAACATCAGGTTCCTCTACACGTTCCTCACTACTGGCCTGCTCCAGGCAGTCTAGAATCTTCCCCACATCATCCATGTATCTCTGAAAAATGTTCTGTGCATTTTTCCCATGGTGACTGTTGACTGCTGCTTCAGTGATGCCTGTAACCATACTGTTGACCCCACTGGTCACCCCCAGACCGACACCTGTCAGAGTGAGAGCCAATGACACTCCTGCAGTGACGGGGGCAAGAGCAAGACCAACAATGGATAAAACACCCCCTGCTATCCCAACCGAACTGCCAGCCACAGTGGAGATACTGGCCCCCATCTTCATCTTGTCCAGCTGAACTGCATTCTCCTCCAGATCTGACAGGAACTTCTCCATTCTAGAGTGACACTTACTGAATAAACCAATGAAGTGCAGAGCGTGGTCCTGAAAAATGAAGGTCAGTTTTGTGTGCTGGTCCATCCTagacaataacaaaaaaatagttTCAGCCACCTTTCACGATACACCTGAGTGTGAAGAAAACATCAGAGCATAAAAATAGGTCTCACCTTATTTTGCACAACTGCTTCAAATGATCAAGCATTTTTTTCATGGAGTCCTCACTCAAGATCAAGTTGAACTTCACTACAGGCTGAGCCTTCTTACATCTGTAAAGAGTTTCAATAGGATTAACAAAGACTCACCTACagtgctgcttgaaagtttgccaaccccttgcagaatctgctaAATGTTAAAGCAACACcatgcaactttttttgtggtcaaattttacaaaatttatgagcaagtacatcatgaatccattttccaaactgtatttttgtcttatcctgaatcactaCAGTACacctataataagtgtttatattcagactattttaGACCGGTCGGGTTGGCACCGCTGCGGAGTAGCCCAGTACCTGCGTGACTCGTcatatacataaacagagagaagtagctccggctacaatatTCTTCTGCaagatgcatgcagttttgtttattaacTGCTAGAGCGCCAAAAGTTCCATggtcatacaaaatgcatgttatttttttatttagtaatgtcctaaataagatattttacataaaagatgtttacatatagttcacaaaagaaaaaaaaatagctgaatttattaaaattacccctttcaaaagttttatataccttaatactgtgtgtcattacctggatgatccacgtatatgtatttttactatatgtaaaatatcttattcaggacagtactaaataaaaataatgcattttgtatgatccatcttattttgttcatataaacgatgttttattaacaaaatttggGAGGAGTGCTTTCAAATGATCCTTCCAACAGCATGCCAAATACACATACTATTTCACAAGTTTGTTtcctcataaaatctttaagctaataaggttaagcgtatttggcttgctgtctgcTGTGGAGGGACTCgaggaagcagcttcaactcaAGCTTAGATATACCCCCATGGACTACTAGTGCTTGGAAGAGGAGTATGATAGATGAGATGCCTAAATTATGTGGTGGcgttggggaggtggagggatatcAAAACAACTGATGCCAGAGCAGGAAGAGTAGCAGCTTATATGCTCTGGTCGTTAATTGAAATATTAGGCTTCACTCCTCTTGAAATTATGTTTGAATTTcactaattgaaagattagatggGTTCACTCCTCCCAAAATTATGCTGTGAACTTCACTTATTTatctgacttatttgtaagtgtgaactcgtgaattaACATTTTGCGTTTGAGTTTCACAAACTTTCAAGTAGCACTGTCATCTTACCACAATCTTACCCtaatatttaaatacttacTTATAGGTATCTTCAATCCACAAAAAACTCTTGCATCtatgagagaaaaaaaggtagaaaaaatatttattttgataatctGTGTGTATTTATTACATGTTTATATGATCAAATTACTATccttttaaaatgaacattgcATGAATATCACTACTTACTTTTTCTCCATTCTCTCACAGATCTGTTCTGTGATACGTATGTATTTGTCTAGTTGAAATGCCAGGACGTCCAGGTTATTGATTGAAGGAAGGAAGAATGTTTCTGCATTTCGTTTGAAGTGGATGAGGAGAGGAGAGGTCATTCTGGCAGCTGTGATGACCGATCGCACACTTTCAGGACTCTCTCCTTTAGGCAAGAAGCTCCGTCCAGTGAAGACAAACAATGAGGTGACTGTGAGCTTCTCCACTGCATCCAGGAAGTGGTCAAGTTTCTCTAGCCCCTCAAGTGTGTCCTTCAGGACGGCACCCAGTTCCTTCTCCAGCTCCTGAAGTCTGGAGTCAGCTGTGACCTGAGTTATACCACTCCACAGGTATTGCCCAAATGCCTTGGCTTTGTTCTGAGAGCGCTGAACATGGTCAAACTTAAGACTGACTTTGTCTGCTTGGTCCTTGATGTCTCGTATCTTCTCCAGCTCTGTTTCTCTCTGAAGGGtccatttttgttgtttgtcacAGAAGTCCCTCACAGTCTGAATGTAGTTGAGTGTGTCCACCACATACTCCGATAGGAGCTCCTGTAATTGTTCCCTGTGTCACATAATCAAAACAGAGCAATTTACATAGTAACAATGATATTTCCTAtctgaataaatattatgattaatgcatttcaaaataatttattcataactgCTTAAACTACTTTATTTGGAGCAGGTAGAGCAGATTTTCAATGAAATGTCGCCTTCCTGCTATTCTTCAAGTTGGTTCATTTTAAGATGTAGGTTAAGTTGTCTACAGTTTGTTGTGGGGTGTTGCCCCATTATGCTTTTTGGAAAAACATACctgtgtcaacatttttgcaaaacgcAAAATAAGTTAGTAGTGCATGTTTCGCAAcagtttcaaagtgaaatgtccagtgagtggtgctaaaagtgtgtttaatttttctggaacaGATGAACGTTAATATGGCAATGTTTTATTATGGTGGAGTTCGTACGTTTCACCGCCATTCTGAATTTAAATGTCCGGTGAGCTTTTAGTGGTGCTAAAAGCTTAATGCTCCATCACGTTTAATAACGTACACCAACACTAAACCTTAAATCTACTCGATagtgttaaagtgttagttcacccaaaaatgaaaataatgttactcgccctcatgacgttccacacccaaaagaccttcgttcattttcagaacacaaattaagatattttgattaaatctgatggttcagtgaggcctctgaCATTgtaactctcaagatccataaaggtactaaaaacacatttaaaacatcaatatagtgatgggccaatttcaaaacactgcttcggagctttacgaatcaaatcaatgattcagatctcctatcaaacggctaaactgctgaaatcacatgactttggcgctccaaatttcgcagtattttgaaatcggcccatcactatattgttgaaaagtctatattttgtttattttggtgcacaaaaagtattactatctctttataattattaagatagaaccactgaactcacgttaactatttaaaatatgttcttAGTACCTTTATAGACCTTCAGAGTTACAATGGCATTGCtgtatggaggcctcactgagccatcgtttttcaacaaaaatatctttcggtgtggaacgacatgagggtgagtaataaatgacattattttaatttttgggtgagctaaccctttatcaaaagcaaatgtgacataaaaacgCTAGCGTAACCATGGCATTTTAGCTTGTTTATGAACTATTGTCTTTGACCTCTTTTACCGTGACTCGTCTTTCACAGGATTCGTACCCGAGCTCTTTGCATCGTAAGCAGGGGTGGGttttgagcccctgcccctttAATCGTGAAAGTCGTTGGCTGCGttcgaaaactggaaaatgctgccttacgaggacacatttcaaggtagtaaggcatcaaggcacgtccgaatccaaagttagcttcacttcctctctcatgagataccttcatctgatcgatttttgaaggaagcatagatgtatccttagctgcctttgatagctgcgtttgctgctcagtttgtgtacaaatgtacgattttgatcaacacatttcaattttgatatcatttctattgagaaattactactgtagtaattaaatttttgtttagttctcaccaaagctcgcgctatattgctgtagatcattaaactgttacactgcctcagaagtctgtccgaaatcaatttcgtgaggtaccttcatgcacaaatgctgccgtacaagtcattctcttataagatagcgaggcagaaGACAGCTCTCTAGGTTCTCGGACGCAGCCAAAGTGTCCCCGCGTTCCCCGCGCCCCGAAACGCGATTTCGCCCCCGCGGAAGTCTGTGCACGCCACTGAACACAAAGTATGGCAGgtaatgtttatgtgctttatttaatgttaaaagcgtGTAACGTGACTTTGGATATCATTTAGTGCTCCAAGCTTTGTAGCCGTAGTAAAAGCAACAATGgataattcacctcagatcttgaaTTTAAACAAATGGAAGcaagaacgttcaaactgtgaacaaacaagtgtattttatgaaaaaaatattattttagtagttcagtgtgtattttaataatgtttaaattgtgtaatattTGTGAATTTGATTATTTACCTGTCCATTTCCTAGCGAGTGCTGTCAAGTTTAATCTCTGGTGCCGCGCAAATGCCGCGAGAGCCCGCCCACActgtgttctgattggctgtggtttttaATTGATTGACTTTCAGTTTTACAAATCATGATTGACTACTTCAGACATTCCATCATCGGACTTGTCATCTTTTCTTTCCATAAATACAATCTCTTGAGAATTTATAAGCTATAATTCAGTTACGGCAATGGGTATTTTGAGAGTAGATTCATGGAAAGCCGGGCTTTAGAACTGCTTCAAATGAATCACTTAAGAATCTTTGAGAAATGAGGtgatattaaatgtatattatgagaaaacaaaagtgttttttgaccttgcatgcatgtaaacctgttgtaggagactcccaaaacaatattaggaaccttaaaaatggcataataggggcactttaatagCTGGGTTTTGTTCTTACAATTTCACAATTTAGTCCATTAATGTTTACCAATTATTTAGCACCGATCCATGCCAAGTGTGTcaccaaatattcaaatatataattTCAAGAAACTGCCATTGAAAATCCATATTGATAGATCACTTGTATAAGTATTGGGGGGACGGGACACTTCCCCAAAAGTCTAGGGTGGACCAtgattaataaaaacaatttttgcagacactttttttttatatctttaGTGTGTAGCTTCAGCTAATCGATATCATATAATCTGTA
The window above is part of the Chanodichthys erythropterus isolate Z2021 chromosome 3, ASM2448905v1, whole genome shotgun sequence genome. Proteins encoded here:
- the LOC137017543 gene encoding GTPase IMAP family member 4 isoform X2, encoding MDEIIDISDSHEQGINLSDCTKLRLVLVGVTEAGKSAVGNAILGKKAFDEVGVKTRVSFPCQGLVKGQQVLVVDTPGWEWFNVNGSSASVWPVKKEIMRSMSLCQPGAHALLLVVPLSFSFSQRERRAVEEHVELFGPEAWSYSLVLFTILDRKQLRGSTLKQEVKLNVELNRLVENCGGRFHALYSNPKAGEDQVAELLVKITKMMATNGETMLYSEKVLEQAREMEKEVERKLEEERKKREENIQKVREALKAKEIRRSRRRTDQQILDNEHNQSYINNHLDAHPDAPV
- the LOC137017543 gene encoding GTPase IMAP family member 4 isoform X1 yields the protein MDEIIDISDSHEQGINLSDCTKLRLVLVGVTEAGKSAVGNAILGKKAFDEVGVKTRVSFPCQGLVKGQQVLVVDTPGWEWFNVNGSSASVWPVKKEIMRSMSLCQPGAHALLLVVPLSFSFSQRERRAVEEHVELFGPEAWSYSLVLFTILDRKQLRGSTLKQEVKLNVELNRLVENCGGRFHALYSNPKAGEDQVAELLVKITKMMATNGETMLYSEKVLEQAREMEKEVERKLEEERKKREENIQKVREALKAKEIRRSRRRTDQQILDKEEQEDSARDNPSISDKINFLQSCKQQ
- the apol gene encoding apolipoprotein L4, giving the protein MDTREQLQELLSEYVVDTLNYIQTVRDFCDKQQKWTLQRETELEKIRDIKDQADKVSLKFDHVQRSQNKAKAFGQYLWSGITQVTADSRLQELEKELGAVLKDTLEGLEKLDHFLDAVEKLTVTSLFVFTGRSFLPKGESPESVRSVITAARMTSPLLIHFKRNAETFFLPSINNLDVLAFQLDKYIRITEQICERMEKKCKSFLWIEDTYKCKKAQPVVKFNLILSEDSMKKMLDHLKQLCKIRMDQHTKLTFIFQDHALHFIGLFSKCHSRMEKFLSDLEENAVQLDKMKMGASISTVAGSSVGIAGGVLSIVGLALAPVTAGVSLALTLTGVGLGVTSGVNSMVTGITEAAVNSHHGKNAQNIFQRYMDDVGKILDCLEQASSEERVEEPDVVDMFKAGKLIARAGGVAKGIDALVDAASAVKMLKTEEVIATAAKVGLQEAQSARSIPKLAADLPDIGQLAKGTPLALSKSARAGFITLNALFIGLDVLFICKDSISLAKGSKSEASQLIRSRAALWKTELEAWQKIHDSLCIGIWRFRMSQEVLEQPFLS